In a single window of the Scyliorhinus canicula chromosome 1, sScyCan1.1, whole genome shotgun sequence genome:
- the LOC119956425 gene encoding ATP synthase membrane subunit DAPIT, mitochondrial-like, translating to MAGHDAGSQHQFTGFRKYFNAYTITGGKKYVTATYTGIAAICLSFKLRSMNKAPAIITENKCCVVLLWGRASGI from the coding sequence atgGCGGGTCACGATGCTGGCAGTCAGCACCAGTTCACTGGCTTCCGCAAGTACTTCAATGCCTACACCATCACAGGGGGGAAGAAGTATGTGACAGCTACATATACAGGGATTGCAGCAATTTGTTTGTCCTTCAAACTGAGATCCATGAACAAGGCACCAGCGATAATCACAGAAAATAAATGCTGCGTGGTTCTCCTCTGGGGCAGGGCAAGTGGAATTTAG
- the LOC119957110 gene encoding set1/Ash2 histone methyltransferase complex subunit ASH2-like, with translation MCRLGEICQIRIIATADGDLANLTWRSRTQDEHPKTMFSKDKDIIPFIDKYWECLTTRQRPSKITWPNNIVKTMTKERDVFLVKENPDPGSKDPQEEYPKFGLLDQDLSNIGPAYDTQKQGGSLTPGSNLNGGNVGGSGKGRGAKRKQDGTSGGTAKRTRSDPLFAAQRLPPHGYPLEHPFNKDGYRYILAEPDPHAPDPEKLELDCWAGKPIPGDLYRACLYEKVLLALHDRAPQLKISDDRLTVTGEKGYSMVRASHGIRKGGWYFEITVDEMPAETAARLGWSQPLGNLQAPLGYDKFSYSWRSKKGTKFHQSIGKHFAKGYGQGDILGFYLYLPEDTEAARALPDTYKDKALIKFKSYLYFEEKDFVDKAEKNLKPAAGSKMIFYKNGDSEGTAYEDVYAGVYHPAISLYKNCTVSINFGPNFKYPPKDLPFKPISDMGWYAVVEHTLADVLYHAEGEVDGRRSPPWEP, from the exons ATGTGTCGATTAGGCGAGATTTGCCAAATACGGATCATAGCCACTGCag ATGGGGATCTGGCAAATCTGACCTGGCGCTCGAGGACGCAAGACGAACACCCCAAAACCATGTTTTCAAAGGATAAGGACATCATCCCTTTCATTGACAAATACTGGGAATGTTTGACCACACGGCAGCGACCCAGCAAAATCACTTGGCCAAACAACATTGTGAAGACGATGACCAAAGAGCGCGATGTGTTCCTGGTGAAGGAGAACCCGGACCCTGGCAGCAAGGACCCACAGGAAGAGTACCCCAAGTTTGGGCTGCTGGACCAGGATCTGTCTAACATTGGACCGGCATACGACACCCAGAAGCAAGGTGGCTCCTTGACCCCGGGTAGCAACCTCAATGGTGGCAATGTCGGAGGGAGCGGGAAAGGAAGAGGAGCCAAACGGAAACAGGATGGCACTTCAGGAGGGACTGCCAAGAGAACCCGAAGTGACCCGCTATTCGCTGCTCAACGTTTGCCCCCACACGGCTATCCCCTGGAACACCCGTTCAACAAGGACGGTTATCGATACATTCTGGCTGAACCAGATCCCCATGCTCCGGACCCAGAGAAACTGGAGCTGGACTGCTGGGCTGGTAAACCCATCCCTGGGGATCTCTACCGGGCGTGCTTGTATGAAAAGGTTCTTCTGGCTCTGCATGATCGAGCCCCCCAGCTGAAGATCTCTGACGACCGGCTGACAGTGACGGGCGAGAAAGGTTACTCCATGGTGCGAGCGTCTCACGGGATCCGGAAAGGAGGCTGGTACTTCGAGATCACAGTGGATGAAATGCCTGCGGAGACGGCTGCGAGGCTGGGCTGGTCGCAGCCTTTAGGCAACCTCCAGGCCCCTCTGGGCTACGACAAGTTTAGTTACTCGTGGCGCAGCAAGAAGGGGACCAAGTTCCACCAGTCGATAGGCAAACATTTTGCCAAAGGCTACGGCCAAGGGGACATCCTGGGCTTTTACCTCTACCTGCCTGAGGACACGGAGGCTGCCCGGGCGCTGCCAGACACCTACAAAGACAAGGCTCTGATCAAATTCAAGAGTTACTTGTACTTTGAGGAGAAAGACTTTGTGGACAAGGCTGAGAAGAATCTCAAACCAGCAGCAGGCAGCAAGATGATATTTTATAAGAATGGCGATAGTGAGGGGACTGCCTATGAAGATGTGTATGCTGGTGTGTACCACCCTGCAATCTCTTTGTACAAGAACTGCACAGTGTCGATCAACTTTGGGCCAAATTTCAAGTATCCTCCAAAAGACCTTCCGTTCAAACCAATAAGTGACATGGGCTGGTATGCTGTGGTGGAGCACACACTAGCAGACGTACTTTACCACGCCGAAGGGGAGGTGGACGGGAGGCGCAGCCCACCATGGGAGCCGTAA